The following nucleotide sequence is from Mesobacillus jeotgali.
CCTTCCAGAGAATAGCCGCTGCGCCCTCAGGTGAAATAACGGAGTAGGTCGAGTTTTCCAGCATGTGAATATAATTGCCGACTCCAAGAGCGAGTGCTCCCCCGCTTCCGCCTTCGCCGATGACAACACAGATTACCGGAACCGTAAGTCCAGCCATCTCGAATAGATTTCGGGCAATCGCTTCACTTTGCCCGCGCTCTTCTGCCGCTTTTCCGGGATAAGCTCCCTTCGTATCGATAAAGCAGATAATTGGGCGCCTGAATTTTTCAGCTTGCTTCATCAAACGGAGAGCTTTCCTGTAACCCTCGGGATGTGGCATGCCAAAATTTCTGCGGATATTTTCCTTTGTATCCTTTCCGCGCTGATGGCCAATGACTGTCACCGGATAGCCATGGAACTTCGCAATACCGCCAACGATAGCTTCATCATCTCCAAATGTCCTGTCTCCATGACATTCAAAGAAGTCGGTAAATAACAAAGAAATATATTCAAGCGTAGTAGGGCGGTTCGGATGACGGGCAATCTGCACCCTATCCCATGGTTTCATGTTTTCGTATATTTCCGATTCAAGCTTTTGGAGCCTCGCTTCAAGTTTATCTATTTCAGAAGTGAGATCGACATCGGCTGTCCTGGTAAATTCCTTTAGCTCGCTGATTTTTTTTCTTAGTTCCAAAACCGGTTTCTCAAATTCTAGTTCTCCTGCCATTCGAATGTCCCTCCTGGCTGATGGATTTCAAGTATTCCCGCAATTTTCTCCTTCAGTTCTGTTCTCGGAATCACAGCATCTAGCTGACCGTGCTTAAGCAAGAATTCCGATGTCTGGAAGTCTTCTGGAAGTTCTTCACGGATTGTCTGTTCAATGATTCTTCGTCCTGCGAATCCAATCAAAGCTCCTGGTTCTGCGAGATTGTAATCCCCCAATGAAGCAAAGCTCGCAGAGACTCCTCCTGTTGTCGGGTGAGTCATGATCGAAATGATCAACCCGCCATTATCACTGAACCTTTTCAATGCGACACTTGTTTTGGCCATTTGCATCAAGCTGAGAACACCTTCTTGCATCCTCGCTCCGCCCGATGCGGTAAAAATGATGAATGGAATGGATAATTCATCGGCTTTTTCAATTGCCCTCGTAATCTTTTCGCCTACCACAGAACCCATGCTTCCCATCCTGAAGGTCGCATCCATAATCGCAATCGCGACATCAAATCCGCCAACACTGCCTACCCCAGTAACAACAGCTTCATTTAAGCCTGTCTTATCCTGGTCCTTTTCTAGCTTTTCCTCATATCCAGGGAAGCCCAAAGGATTGCCTGAAACCATCTCGCGGTTCAATTCCCTAAAACTTCCTGCATCCAGGAAGCTATCAATTCGTTCCGCTGAATTCATCTGATGATGGTAACCGCATTGGAAACACACCTTACAATTTTTATTCAGCTCTTTTGTATACATGATTTTCTTGCAGTTCGGACATTTCGTCATGATTCCTTCAGGAACATCCTGTTTCGCTGCTTCAGAAGGAATTGTCGCGTACTTTTTCTTTTTCGTTTTCGTAAAAAGCTCCTTAAGCAAGTTAAAACCCCCTCCGAATAATACTGGTTGTTTTGTAATACCCTAAATTTAGGAACAAAGCACTAAGTGGCCAGACCACTATTTCAAAAAAGAAAGAGAGGCTGCCCTCCAGGCATCATAGGCATGTCCACAAGTATATAACATCCTTTCTACAAAAGATGTTACTTCATGTCGTCATTCCGTCGACATTTTCCGCAACATGCGATACCTTTCCAGGATCAGATCTCCTTTTTTTGATTCAAGTGAGTCTGCCAGTTTGTGATAGTCTTGTTTTTCAGCTGGTGATGCTTTAAGCTGAAGAGCATTATAATAATCATTCAGTATATACCAAATTCGATAAAAAAGATGATTGTCGGCAAGTTCGGCAATTTTCCTGAAAAATTCCTCGTCCTCAAAATTATGGTCATCTATCCAGACCTTTAATCTTCTGATTTCGTCTTCCTGTATCTTTTCGGATGCCAGGTACAGACAATCGACCTCAATCATATTTTTCGTTTCGACAACATCATTTTTTGCTTTTTCATCCTGCAGGATAAAGGTGCTTAATAATTGGACAAGCTGGTTGCCGCGGAAGTCCCTGATGAATGTTCCTTCTCCCCTTCTCGTCTCAATCAAGCCGAGAAGCTCAAGGGCGCGTAATGCCTCGCGAACGGAGGAGCGCCCGGCATTCAGGCGCTCTGAAAGTTCACGTTCGGATGGAATTTTATCCCCTGGCTTTAAGCCGTCTTTATTAATCATTTCCCTTAGCTGCCTGACGATTTCCACATATACCTTTGTGCTTTTTTCAGGCTGTGCCACTAAGAGATCACTCACCTTTTCCAATCAATGCAAGGCGCATGGTGCGCTCTTTAACTTCTTCCGGATCCACTTTAATACGTGCGACACCGGTTTCCATCGCCGCATTTGCAACAGCCGCTGCAACAGCAGGTGCCACACGCGGGTCAAACGGGCCAGGAATGACGTAATCGCTTGAAAGCTCGGATTCCTCAATCAAGCTGGCGATTGCATTAACAGCAGCTACCTTCATCTTTTCATTGATATGGGTAGCCCTGGCATCCAATGCTCCGCGGAAGATCCCCGGGAATGCAAGAACATTATTCACCTGGTTAGGGAAGTCGGATCGGCCTGTACCTATGACTGCCGCTCCAGCTGCCTTGGCTTCATCAGGCATGATTTCCGGCACCGGATTTGCCATCGCAAAAATAACAGGATCATTATTCATCGTCTGGACCATTTCAGAAGTCAGTGCTCCAGCGACAGAAACTCCGATGAATACATCTGCTCCTTTAATCGCATCCGCAAGTGATCCTTCCACATTGTCTCGGTTCGTGAATTTAGCCACTTCGTCCTTGATCGCATTCATGCCGTTAGGGCGGCCCTCATAGATCGCACCCTTTGTATCGCACATGATGATGTCCCTGACTCCGTAAGAATAGAGAAGCTTAATGATCGCAATTCCAGCTGCTCCTGCTCCGTTCGCGACCACTTTAATTTCATTCATTTTTTTGCCGACAATTTTCAAGGCATTTACGAGACCAGCCACTGTGACAATCGCAGTTCCGTGCTGATCATCATGGAATACCGGAATATTCGTTTCTTTTTTCAAGCGTTCTTCTATAGCGAAACAATTTGGAGCTGCGATGTCCTCCAGGTTGACTCCGCCAAAAGTCGGCTCAAGCAGCTTTACAGTCTCGACAATCTTATCAACATCTGTTGTATTCAAACAAATAGGAAAGGCATCGACTCCGGCAAAGCTCTTAAAAAGAACAGCTTTTCCTTCCATTACTGGAAGTGCCGCTTCAGGACCGATATTCCCCAGGCCCAATACAGCTGTGCCATCAGAAACAACGGCTACCATATTGCCCTTCATTGTATAATCAAAAACAGTTTCCGGCTTATCATATATTTCCTTGCAAGGCTCCGCCACCCCTGGCGAATAAGCAAGGCTTAAGTCCCTTGCATTCCTTACAGGCACTTTTGATTTTGACTCTAATTTCCCTTTGTTTACACGGTGCATGTGCAAAGCTTCTTCACGTAAAGTCAACTCAGGTCCACTCCTTAGTTATAGGCTTTCTTCGTCAAAATTTGGCTTTTGCCGTACTCCATTCAGCTATGAACCAGAGAAGAGCAATATTTTAGCCAAAACGACAATGATAAAATACCTGGTTATAGAAAAAGTCTTCAGTGGTCTGACCACACATATCCTTTTCCAATATAACACATCTATTATACTTGTAAAGAACTAATTTTTCAGGACAACGTTATTATCACCCAATACCGTTCTTAAGTCTTCCATACTTCCTCGTTCTGTGTTCACGCTGTACTCGCCAGGCAGCAGCAGCGATTTTTCGGTTTCTTCGTTATACACAATTACCTGCACATCACCTGGATGTTTTTTCAATAAAGCTTTGAGTTCTTTCACCTTTTTGGCACTGTCCGTCCCTTTAGCGATCCGCAAATATAAAACTGGTTCTTTTTTCGCTTCCCTTTCAAGCTCAAGAACCTGGTTCACGATAAATTGGCTCTTTCCTTCCCGTTCATCGAATTTGCCTTCGAGCAGCGCCATTTTCCCCTGGCCTAAAACATTTCCATATTGCTTATATACTCCTGGGAATACGACAGCATCTGTTTCCCCGCTTGCATCGCTAATGGTAAGGAAAGCCATTGCTTCGCCTTTTTTCGTCCGGATTTTCTTATCCTCGGTGATATAAACGCCAAGCCTGACTTTGCTTCCAGGAGATTTCGAGGCAATCCTTTTGACACCGGCCGCCTTGAATTCTTTTTCATAAATGGATGCAGGGTGCTTCGACAAATACACTCCTAGTACTTCCTTTTCCAGGCTGAGTTTATCTTCGATCCGCATCGGATCGACCTCGGTATACTTTGGCTTCAGGGAAAACTCTGCTTCTGCGAACATATCAATCTGGCCGGAGTCATCAGGAGCCACAAGCTGTGCATGTTCAATCGCAACATCAACACTTGCTAAAAGGACGGCGCGGTCCTGGCCGAATTCATCGAATGCGCCTGAATAAATCAGTGCTTCGAGCACTTTTCTTGTAGCAGCCTTTTGGGGCACACGAATGCAAAAATCGAATATATCCTTAAAAGGCTGGTTTCGTCTAGCCTGGAATATTTCCTTCAGTGAGGCGATTCCTACTCCTTTTATTCCGGCGAGGCTGTAGCGGACTGCATCCCCTTCTGGCTGGAAGCTGAAGGCACTTTTGTTGATGGAAGGAGGAAGAAGTTTGATCCCCATTTGCTGCAGCTCTCTTGCATATTGTGCGATTTTAACATCATTGCCGATTGCCGACGTCAGCAGCGCCGCCATAAAATAAAGCGGATAATGAGCTTTGAGGTACGCCAGCTGGTAGGCAATCATGCTATATGCGACTGCATGGCTTCGGTTAAAGCCATAATTAGCAAATCGGACGATCAAATCATAGATAAGATTCGCTGTTTGCGTGTCATATCCTTTCTTTAAAGAACCATTCACAAAATGTTCACGTTCCTGGGCAAGAACTTCCTTCTTCTTTTTTGAAACTGCTCTCCTCAGCAAGTCCGCTTCTCCCAGGGAAAATCCGGCTAGCTGTGAGGCAATCTGCATGATTTGCTCCTGGTAAACGATGACCCCGTAAGTGTCCCGGAGAATGGGTTCGAGGTCCTTATGGTAATAGTCAATAGGCTGCCTTCCGTGCTTGCGGTCAATGAACAACGGGATATTTTCCATAGGGCCTGGACGATACAGGGCATTGACTGCGACTATATCTTCAAACCTCGTTGGTTCAAGCCTTGTCAGCACCTTCCTCATCCCTTCAGATTCCAGCTGGAAAATACCTGTCGTTTCTCCCCTTCCAAGCATTTCGAAGGTTAGCTTATCTTCAGGCGGGATATCGTGAATGTCCAGCTCACGCCTTGTCTTTTGCTTGATGGACTGAAGGATTGAATCGATCAAGGTCAGGTTCCTTAAGCCGAGGAAGTCCATCTTCAACAAGCCTAATTCTTCAAGGTGATCCATTGAATATTGGGTAAGGAACACTTTCGACTGGCCGGACTGGATCGGCACGACATTTGTAAGCGGCTGTTCACTGATCACGACACCCGCAGCATGTGTGGACGTATGCCGGGGCAAGCCTTCGAGCTTCATTGCCGTTTCAAGGATTCTCTTATTCTTGGACGATTCTTCGATAAAACTCCTTAACCCGGCAGACTCCTCGACTGCATCTTTCAGGGTAATGCCAAGCCTCGATGGTACAAGCCTTGATAGACGTTCGAGCTCTTTCGCGTTCAAGCCGAATACGCGGCCAACGTCCCTTACCGCTGCTTTTGCAGCAAGTGTTCCAAACGTTGCAATCTGTGCAACATGAAGCTCCCCGTATTTTGCCGCGACATATTCAATAACTTCATCCCTGCGGTTATCAGGGAAGTCGATATCGATATCAGGCATTGAAATACGTTCTGGATTCAAGAACCTTTCAAAGAGAAGATTATGTTCAATCGGGTCGGCATCCGTTATGTACAATACATATGAAACGATTGAACCAGCCGCGGAACCACGTCCCGGTCCGATGAGGATGCCTCTTTCCCGTGAGTATTTTATGAAATCCCAGACAATCAGGAAGTAATCGCTAAAGTTCATTTTCTTAATGACTGACATTTCATATTTCAGCCTGTCTTTGTGTTGTTGTGACGGATTTCCGTATCGCTCTTCTAGTCCCTTAAAACATAGTTCCTCGAGCATCTCATCAGCATTTTTTCCCGGAGCCACCGGGAACTTTGGCAGATGCCTTGTTTCAAAATCAAGCATGACATTGCAGTCCTCTGCTATTTTCAGGGTATTTTCCAATGCTTCTGGATACTCCGAGAACAGCTCGCACATTTCTTTTGCCGGCTTTAGGTAAAACTCACTGCTGCCCAGCTTTTCACGGGCATCATCCTGGAGCTTCTCCCCATTTCTAATCGCCAGCAGGCACTCCTGGGCAAATGAATCTTCTTTTTCCAGATAATGCACCTGGTTGGAAGCAGCCAGTGGAGTGTTGGTTTCTTTCCCCAGTCTTGCCATCTGTTCAACCAGCTCCCTTTGTCCTGGTAGGCCTTGGTCCTGAATGGCTAGGTAAAATTGATCCCTGCCGAATATCTGTTTATATAAATCCAGCGTCTTTAGCGCGTTCTCTTTTTCACCGTTCGTTAAGTAATATTCTATTTCTCCCTGGGTTCCCGGAGTAAGTGCAATAAGTCCAGAAGCGTAATGCTTCAGCCATTTCACCGGTATTCCCTCTGGAGATTTTGTCTGTACAGCACTTGAAATCTTGATCAGGTTCTGGAACCCCTGGTTGTTTTTCGCGAGCAGCACAAGCGGAAAAGACTCATGTTCCAAAGTCTGGCTGACAACGTCAACCGTCAGGCCCAGCAAAGGTTTGATCGAGTTCTTCAGGCATTCTTTGTAAAACGCTACTGTTCCGTACATTACATTGCGGTCCGTCAGTGCGAGTGCGGAAAATCCTTTTGCCCTGGCATCGCGGACTAGCTGCTCTACTGTCGCCGTACTCGTGAGCAGGCTGTATGCACTATAGACATGAAGGTGAATAAATGGCATTTCTCTCACACCCTTAAAGGTTAGGTTCATCTTCTTTCATTATAGGCTTTTCAGGCAAAAAAAGAAAATATGTTCTCATTGCTTCAAGGAAGTTTAAACATATTGATTGCAGATTGTCCATATGATGAATTACGAGGAAAAAATCTACCATTAACTGAGGGTGTTTTATTTGAATCAGCCATTTGCTTCCCATCTGTTCGAAGCCTATTTTATCGCGCTCGGTGTTTTGCTTGGCGGCTCGCTGATTGGCGGATTAGCCGCTTTTTTGACAGGACAGCCTTTGATGACGGAAATTGCCCGCTTCTCAAGTTCTATTCGGATATGGGCGATCATTGCTGCGATCGGCGGTACCTTTGATACTGTCTACAGCTTCGAACGCG
It contains:
- the accA gene encoding acetyl-CoA carboxylase carboxyl transferase subunit alpha; this encodes MAGELEFEKPVLELRKKISELKEFTRTADVDLTSEIDKLEARLQKLESEIYENMKPWDRVQIARHPNRPTTLEYISLLFTDFFECHGDRTFGDDEAIVGGIAKFHGYPVTVIGHQRGKDTKENIRRNFGMPHPEGYRKALRLMKQAEKFRRPIICFIDTKGAYPGKAAEERGQSEAIARNLFEMAGLTVPVICVVIGEGGSGGALALGVGNYIHMLENSTYSVISPEGAAAILWKDSSLAKKAAETMKITAPDLKGLGIIDEIIPEVKGGAHKDLKQQAKYMDKVLKDSMSELLVLDEETLLSQRYEKYKRIGEFSFPTEFIGVK
- the accD gene encoding acetyl-CoA carboxylase, carboxyltransferase subunit beta, with amino-acid sequence MLKELFTKTKKKKYATIPSEAAKQDVPEGIMTKCPNCKKIMYTKELNKNCKVCFQCGYHHQMNSAERIDSFLDAGSFRELNREMVSGNPLGFPGYEEKLEKDQDKTGLNEAVVTGVGSVGGFDVAIAIMDATFRMGSMGSVVGEKITRAIEKADELSIPFIIFTASGGARMQEGVLSLMQMAKTSVALKRFSDNGGLIISIMTHPTTGGVSASFASLGDYNLAEPGALIGFAGRRIIEQTIREELPEDFQTSEFLLKHGQLDAVIPRTELKEKIAGILEIHQPGGTFEWQEN
- a CDS encoding GntR family transcriptional regulator, translating into MINKDGLKPGDKIPSERELSERLNAGRSSVREALRALELLGLIETRRGEGTFIRDFRGNQLVQLLSTFILQDEKAKNDVVETKNMIEVDCLYLASEKIQEDEIRRLKVWIDDHNFEDEEFFRKIAELADNHLFYRIWYILNDYYNALQLKASPAEKQDYHKLADSLESKKGDLILERYRMLRKMSTE
- a CDS encoding NADP-dependent malic enzyme; this translates as MTLREEALHMHRVNKGKLESKSKVPVRNARDLSLAYSPGVAEPCKEIYDKPETVFDYTMKGNMVAVVSDGTAVLGLGNIGPEAALPVMEGKAVLFKSFAGVDAFPICLNTTDVDKIVETVKLLEPTFGGVNLEDIAAPNCFAIEERLKKETNIPVFHDDQHGTAIVTVAGLVNALKIVGKKMNEIKVVANGAGAAGIAIIKLLYSYGVRDIIMCDTKGAIYEGRPNGMNAIKDEVAKFTNRDNVEGSLADAIKGADVFIGVSVAGALTSEMVQTMNNDPVIFAMANPVPEIMPDEAKAAGAAVIGTGRSDFPNQVNNVLAFPGIFRGALDARATHINEKMKVAAVNAIASLIEESELSSDYVIPGPFDPRVAPAVAAAVANAAMETGVARIKVDPEEVKERTMRLALIGKGE
- the dnaE gene encoding DNA polymerase III subunit alpha, with protein sequence MPFIHLHVYSAYSLLTSTATVEQLVRDARAKGFSALALTDRNVMYGTVAFYKECLKNSIKPLLGLTVDVVSQTLEHESFPLVLLAKNNQGFQNLIKISSAVQTKSPEGIPVKWLKHYASGLIALTPGTQGEIEYYLTNGEKENALKTLDLYKQIFGRDQFYLAIQDQGLPGQRELVEQMARLGKETNTPLAASNQVHYLEKEDSFAQECLLAIRNGEKLQDDAREKLGSSEFYLKPAKEMCELFSEYPEALENTLKIAEDCNVMLDFETRHLPKFPVAPGKNADEMLEELCFKGLEERYGNPSQQHKDRLKYEMSVIKKMNFSDYFLIVWDFIKYSRERGILIGPGRGSAAGSIVSYVLYITDADPIEHNLLFERFLNPERISMPDIDIDFPDNRRDEVIEYVAAKYGELHVAQIATFGTLAAKAAVRDVGRVFGLNAKELERLSRLVPSRLGITLKDAVEESAGLRSFIEESSKNKRILETAMKLEGLPRHTSTHAAGVVISEQPLTNVVPIQSGQSKVFLTQYSMDHLEELGLLKMDFLGLRNLTLIDSILQSIKQKTRRELDIHDIPPEDKLTFEMLGRGETTGIFQLESEGMRKVLTRLEPTRFEDIVAVNALYRPGPMENIPLFIDRKHGRQPIDYYHKDLEPILRDTYGVIVYQEQIMQIASQLAGFSLGEADLLRRAVSKKKKEVLAQEREHFVNGSLKKGYDTQTANLIYDLIVRFANYGFNRSHAVAYSMIAYQLAYLKAHYPLYFMAALLTSAIGNDVKIAQYARELQQMGIKLLPPSINKSAFSFQPEGDAVRYSLAGIKGVGIASLKEIFQARRNQPFKDIFDFCIRVPQKAATRKVLEALIYSGAFDEFGQDRAVLLASVDVAIEHAQLVAPDDSGQIDMFAEAEFSLKPKYTEVDPMRIEDKLSLEKEVLGVYLSKHPASIYEKEFKAAGVKRIASKSPGSKVRLGVYITEDKKIRTKKGEAMAFLTISDASGETDAVVFPGVYKQYGNVLGQGKMALLEGKFDEREGKSQFIVNQVLELEREAKKEPVLYLRIAKGTDSAKKVKELKALLKKHPGDVQVIVYNEETEKSLLLPGEYSVNTERGSMEDLRTVLGDNNVVLKN
- a CDS encoding YtrH family sporulation protein, which encodes MNQPFASHLFEAYFIALGVLLGGSLIGGLAAFLTGQPLMTEIARFSSSIRIWAIIAAIGGTFDTVYSFERGLLNGETKDIFKQFLLILTAMGGAQTGALLINWLTQEHV